Proteins encoded by one window of Phytohabitans houttuyneae:
- a CDS encoding glycosyl hydrolase family 18 protein, with protein sequence MRARRLVLALVTGMAAAVVAGIGLAPNVGAAPQLLVVCNAPAWAEGNTYTAGAQVVYSLRLYQALVTHTAHPGAGWNPAATPSLWRDLGACDGQTPPTPTRTASPTPTRTASPTPSVSPTRSPSPTPTTPAPTGSTCAVKSRPAGKVLHGYWENWDGTSNGVHPPLGWIPITDARIRQHGYNVINAAFPVILSDGTVLWEDGMDATVKVATPAEMCAAKAAGLTILLSIGGATAGIDLSSSAVADRFVATVVPILKRYNFDGIDIDIETGLTGSGNINQLSTSQANLIRIIDGVLAQMPSNFGLTMAPETAYVTGGSVTYGSIWGAYLPIVKKYADNGRLWWLNMQYYNGSMYGCSGDSYGAGTVQGFTVQTNCLNSGLVIQGTTIRVPYDKQVPGLPAQAGAGGGYMTPSLVSQAWGSINGQLKGLMTWSINWDGSRNWTFGDNVRSLQGR encoded by the coding sequence ATGCGCGCTCGGCGTCTGGTGTTGGCCCTGGTGACAGGGATGGCGGCGGCGGTCGTCGCCGGGATCGGCCTCGCGCCGAACGTCGGGGCGGCGCCCCAACTGCTCGTGGTCTGCAACGCACCGGCGTGGGCCGAGGGCAACACCTACACGGCCGGCGCGCAGGTGGTCTACAGCCTCCGCCTGTACCAGGCGCTGGTCACGCACACCGCACACCCCGGCGCCGGCTGGAACCCGGCCGCCACCCCGTCGCTCTGGCGCGACCTCGGCGCGTGCGACGGCCAGACGCCGCCCACGCCGACGCGCACGGCCTCGCCCACGCCGACCCGCACGGCCTCGCCGACGCCGTCCGTGTCGCCCACGCGGTCCCCCTCCCCCACACCCACGACCCCGGCGCCGACCGGCTCGACCTGCGCGGTCAAGTCGCGGCCCGCGGGCAAGGTCCTGCACGGGTACTGGGAGAACTGGGACGGCACGTCCAACGGCGTGCACCCGCCGCTCGGCTGGATCCCGATCACCGACGCGCGGATCCGCCAGCACGGGTACAACGTGATCAACGCGGCCTTCCCGGTGATCCTCTCCGACGGCACGGTGCTGTGGGAGGACGGGATGGACGCCACGGTGAAGGTGGCCACGCCGGCCGAGATGTGCGCGGCCAAGGCGGCCGGGCTCACGATCCTGCTGTCGATCGGCGGCGCCACGGCCGGCATCGACCTGTCGTCGTCCGCGGTGGCCGACCGGTTCGTCGCCACTGTCGTGCCGATCCTCAAGCGGTACAACTTCGACGGCATCGACATCGACATCGAGACCGGCCTCACCGGCAGCGGCAACATCAACCAGCTCTCGACCTCGCAGGCCAACCTGATCCGCATCATCGACGGCGTGCTCGCCCAGATGCCGTCCAACTTCGGGCTCACGATGGCGCCGGAGACGGCGTACGTGACCGGCGGCAGCGTCACCTACGGCTCGATCTGGGGCGCGTACCTGCCGATCGTCAAAAAGTACGCGGACAACGGCCGGCTGTGGTGGCTGAACATGCAGTACTACAACGGCAGCATGTACGGCTGCTCGGGCGACTCGTACGGCGCCGGCACGGTGCAGGGCTTCACGGTGCAGACGAACTGCCTCAACAGCGGGTTGGTCATCCAGGGCACCACGATCCGGGTACCGTACGACAAGCAGGTGCCCGGGCTGCCCGCCCAGGCCGGTGCCGGCGGGGGCTACATGACGCCGAGCCTCGTCTCGCAGGCGTGGGGCTCGATCAACGGGCAGCTCAAGGGCCTGATGACGTGGTCGATCAACTGGGACGGCTCGCGCAACTGGACCTTCGGCGACAACGTCCGCTCGCTACAGGGGCGGTGA